The genomic region TGAAGGAAGAAATGAATGAATTTTATACAGAAGCAGAATCTGGAAATGTACAAGGGATGCAGGCAGAATTCGGGGATTTATTGTTTTCACTTGTCAATTATGCCCGGGTAATGGGAATAAACCCTGAAGAATCATTGGAACGAACCAATAAAAAATTCATTAATCGTTTCCGTTTTATGGAAGATAGAGTGAGGGAGAAGGGATTGTCTTTAGCGGACCTGAATCTGGCAGAAATGGATGTCTATTGGAATGAAGCAAAGAAAAATGGTCTCTGATGCGAAGTAGGTTCCGGGAATTTCGTTTAGGTGGTTTGATGATGTTTTTAATCGTTTCAAATTTCGTATCTGCGCAAAAATCAGATTCCTGTTTACTTGATAAAAAGTATCTCCATTCATTTTTCACGGACACCCGCGATTTATTGCTTTCGCCCGGAAAAACTGGCAGAGAAGATGGGAACTTTATCGGTGCATCACTCCTTGTCATTCCTGCCGGGTTTATGTTCGATGAACCTGTCGAAAGATTTTTCAGGCGACAACAAATTCGTAGCAGCAATGAAGAATGGATAGACTATTCCATCTCGAATTTTGGCAGTGGTTTATATCCCGGAGCTGCAGCAGTAATTCTTTATGGTTTAGGGGCAAGCAAGAAAAGAGAGGATTTGAAGTGGATGGCCTTGCTTCAAATAAAAACGTTGGGTATTTCTGTTGCAGCCAGCAGAGTGCCGAAATACCTTTTTCAACGCAAGCGTCCTGATGAAAATATTCCCGTAAATGCATGGAACTGGAGTGGGCCTCTTCAAGGTTTTACCGGAAACTATTCATTTACGAGTGGTCATACATTTATCGCATTTTCCTGGGCTGCCGTTACCGCATCTGCCTACAAAGAAAAAAAGGGCCTTGTGATTGGCTTGTATTCTCTGGCATCACTAGTTGAGTATCCAGAGTTTATAAAGGAGAACATTGGAGCAGTGATGTTTTGGGTGGTGCTGTATTGGGCTATGCATTGGGTAAACTTATGTACCGCTTCCAGGAGAAAAACTGGATGAAAAAGCCATAACGTAAAAACCATTTCTGATCTTGAATGTTTAGAAGCTATTAAAACACATATATACCCGTAAACATTCAAAATCTTTATGTTGAAAATAGGCTCTCGAGTACCGGAATTCTCAATAATGGATAGTGAGAAGCAACCTTTTACCAATGAAACCATTGCCGGAAAACGAACATTGCTATTGTTTTTTCCGGCCGCATTCACCAGCGTTTGTACAAAAGAACTTTGTGCGGTGCGTGATGATATAGCACGATATAATGATCTCCAGGTGGATGTTGTGGGACTTTCAACGGATTCCTTGTACGTTCTTGCTAAATATAAAGAGGAACAAGGATTGAATTTTAAGCTTGCCGCTGATTATAACAAGGAGATGTGTGCTGCATTTGATTCGCAATATGAAGTATTTGCTTTTGGCATGAAGGGAACAGCAAAACGATCCGCATTTATCATTGACGAAAATGGAGCAATCTGTTATGCTGAAGTATTGGCAAGTGCCGGAGATATTCCAAATTTCAAAGCCATAACTGAGGTGTTAGAAAAAATGGGTGTAAATTCCTGATAGTCAATAACGGTGGGTCCGGAAGAAGGTAGGGTAGGAACGTTTTTATTTTCATTGTTAGATTTAAATATCTTTGTCTTCTCTAAAACTAACCATGAAAAAACTCATTACTCTTCTACTTATTGCGTCATTTTCCGGAACAGCAACTGCTCAAATTACAATTACTAATGCAGATATGCCGAATACCGGTGATACTTTGCGTGTAAGTGAAGCTTCTGTTTTAACTCCGGTTGATCTCACTTTAACGGGTGCCAACTATACATGGGATTTTTCGGGTCTATTACCTGTAGCTCAGGATGTCGATACATTTGTTACAGTGGGTTCAACGCCAACCCTCCTTGCCATTTACTTTGTAAATCTTAGTATAAACACTAACAGAGCCAACATCTCAGCTCTTGGTTCTAATAATCCACTCGCCGCTCAGTTACCGGTATCTGACGTTTATAGTTTTTTTTATGAAAATTCTTCGTTGTTTCAGCAAGTGGGCTTTGGGGCAACTATTGGTGGTACCGCTGTTCCTTTAGGATACGGAAATAAGGATATTATTTATAATTTCCCATTAGATTTCAATGACCAGGATTCAAGTAATAGTGATTACTCATTAAGTGTCCCCGGTACAGTTTACGCGGAAGGAAATCAGAAACGTGTAAATTTTGTGGATGGATGGGGAAGTCTGACAACACCTTATGGAACTTTTAATGCGCTTAGGGTGAAGTCCACTTTGACCGGTCAGGATTCAGTTTATCTGGATAGCACAGCTACAGGATTTAGTACTGCCCGTCCATTGATTCGTGAGTATAAATGGCTCGCCAATGGCGAACGAATTCCTGTTCTGCAAATCAATACGGCCGAAGTTTTGGGAGTGGAAGCCATTTCCTCCATCCGATACAGGGATAGTCTTCGTGTTAATGTAGGTTTACCTCCTGTATCTGCTCTTCAGACAAATCCTGTTCTTTTTCCCAATCCAAATTCCGGCGAGAATGTTTTGCTATGATAAATCTGGTAAAACCTGCTGCCGTTAAAATTGATATTTGCGCTGTTGATGGACATCTGGTAAATAGTTCGGTTATACAACTTTCAGCCGGAGTTCAGAATATTGCTATTAGATCATCTGATTTACAGTTAGATGCAGGAGTGTATATGGTACGCTTTCTATTAGAGGGTGAAGCAAAGACGGTTAAAATGGTTGTCCGCCCCTGATTTTTTAAGATATATATATTTAAAATCTGCTCCTTATAATTTATTTTGAAGCAGTATATTTGCAACCCTTAAAAGAAGGTCCCTTCTAAGGAATTTAATTAACCCTGCCCAGGTGGCGAAATTGGTAGACGCACCATCTTGAGGGGGTGGCGCCAACAGGCGTACGAGTTCGAATCTCGTTCTGGGCACATTAATTTCAACTTTGAGTAGTATCAATTATTGTTTGGTACTTCAGATTATGAGTTGAAAACTGAAAATTTTTCTGCCCAGGTGGCGAAATTGGTAAACGTTGCGGTCTCAGAAGCCGTTGGTGTAATTACCTTGAGAGTTCGAGTCTCTCCCTGGGCACATTTTTCTCTATCATTTTAATGCCCTTTTAAGTTGACCATCTTCTTTAATGTGTATTAAAAAATGTCTCGGGAAAGTTCATTCTTCATTGACCGACATATAAATGGAGGTCAAAACTCACTTCCAAACTCCCAATTCTAAACTCCCAATTGCAAACTCAAAACTCCCAATTCCTAAAATTTAATTCTTAATTCTTAATTCTTAATTCTGAATTCTTAACTCCTTTATTTTCTAATCCTCCTATCAATAAGTATAAAATTCCTAATAATATACTAAGAGCGATAGTCATCCCCCAAGTCCCAATATGATTGGTTGGGTAAAGAATACGACTACCTATATCATGAAATAATTCCAGCGGCGATCGAATAATATCCCAACTATTAAAACGCTCGAATCTCCCTAAATAAACCCCGAAACTGCCTAGTGTCAATGTACAAAAAACAAAAAGTAACCCTGTGCCATTTGAATGAAAGCGGATGACGAACCGGTGCATATGTTTTAAAGAAAAAAGTCCAAGCAATAATCCGGTAATGGAAAAGGATAACAATAGAAATAAATCGAACCATTCCGGAGTATTTCCTCTCGGCATTAAATGGAAAAGATCGGTAAGTATATAAGGTGCATTTGGGAAAAATAGAATCCAAAATGGAAAAATCAACCAAAATTGGAAAGGTTCAATATCCCTTTCTTTTAACTTCATTAACGTGCTTATGCCAAAAGGAATATAGGCAAGAAATAAATTCCACAAAAGAAAGAGAAATGTGATCTGCCCCGTAAAGAGTATTCGCGTAACCAGCATTCCTATGCTAAAAATTGAAAGTAGTATTAACGATGCACTTTTTTTGTCGATGCGGATCATGTGTGGTTTTTCAAAAGGTTTGAACTGAAGTAACGGGAAATTACTTTCAAAAAGTACTCCTTACCTAAAATTTTATCGAAATCAAGTCCATTCCTGCACCCTGATAAAGTAATTCACTCGATTACACTCTCAAAAATTTAACATGCATTCATCGAAAAACGCCTGACAAGCTTTTTTCATTTCCATACCACCCAAAATCAAACTTTAATCCCCTCTTCCCATAATAATAATCAGTCCTTAACAATTCTTACCCCAAACTCTAAATTCCAAACTCCAAACTCCAAACTCTAAATTCCCAACTCCAAACTCCAAATTCCAAACTCTAAATTCCAAACTCTAAACTCTAAACTCTAAACTCTAAATTCTAAATTCTAAATTCTAAATTCTAAATTCTGAATTCTGAATTCTGAATTCTGAATTCTGAATTAATTCAATCATCCTCCCCCTTGAAAAACCTGATTCACCGGTGAATAATCAACAATGGTTTAACAATTTGTTTAGCATTTTCATCCGTGAATCGTAGCAAATAAAGCCCCTCCGGTATAGAACGTGTATCAATTTCAAAAGGGTTTTCCCCAATTTTGAAGTGGCTAAGAATTCGCCCTTCACTATTTAATAATTGAAGTTGAAAATTTCTGCGCTGCTTCGATTGAATATTGATTTTTGAAAATGTATGGGCAGGGTTTGGATAAATAGTGATATGATCTTCACTACTGTTTTCCGAAACTCCGGTTACTCCTGTAATGTTAATATCATCCAATGAAAACCCGGCATCAACTAAGTTAAAATCGCTGATAAATTTAAATCGCAACTGCAAATAGTTGTTTCCCCACGGACTTGTATACTCATAACTCACCGATTGCCAACCATTCGAAATCCCACTCCAACCCTCATTGCTTTGATATAAATTGGAATTGTACCAGTTGGTACCCAAAGGATCGTTTATTGATCCCAATCGCTGCCAGGTATTCCCATTCGTAGAATATTCTACAAACATTCCATCTGCATTGCTCTCGGCAGAATAATTTATCCAAAACTGAATGGTGATGATATTATAGGGGTTGATATCAAAGATAGGAGAAGTGAGTACTGCCTGCGCGAGATTAAAATAGGGCATAGTGAGGTTAATATCCCAGCAAGCATTTCCGGAGTGTGTAGTGTTTAAAGGTCCGAAATTGGGTGTTCCCAGTTCCCAGTTAGTATTGCCCGGTCCTGTATTTGCACCCCATCCGTTCGATCCACTTTCGAAGTCATAACTGTAAGGGAGACCCGCAGTTACAATTCCAAAGAAACTCGTTTGTACAGTATCGTTTCCTTGATATAAATCTCCGGACCAATTAATAAACACTTCTAAAGTATTCGGACCACCAACAGGAAAAATTGGAGGAAGAGCAACCAATTGAGTGGAATCTGTTGCAAGATTTCCGGTCCAGTTAAATGTGACCGGAATTCCACTATTATGGCGATAAGTAATGTCTAAGTTGGTTAAAGTTGAAGATCCCATGTTTCTAAGTAATACTTCAACAGGTGTAGAAGTGCCTTGAATAGCATTAGATCCCGGTGATATAATAGTAAGCAATGCCGCATCATTGCTGTAAATGGTTGTCAATTTAAAATTGTCAATTGACACACCATCTGTATTGGTCGAGAAATCTGAGTTAAAGACAAATCGAAACTGTACGAGGTTAGAGAGATTTAAAACATCAAGATTATAAATGGAGGGTGTCCAGCCTGAAGAACTGCCTGTCCATCCCGGACTTTGCGATGAAATTAATTGTGCATCATTGTACCAATTGATGGCATTGGTATCATTTAAAATTCCCATAACCTGCCAAAGTGTATCACCTATATTTCTATACTCGAGTTTTAATCCGTCCCATCCCATTTCTGCATTTCGATTTTGCCAAAAGCTAAGCGTGGGGTGAACCGCCGCACTTAAATCGAAAATAGGAGAATTGAGTCTGCAATTGGCTGAAGAAGCATACCCTGAAGTTAAATTAATATCCCAGCAATAGGGGGGAGAATAAGTGCCCGATGTTGCGCCAAATGCGGGAACTCCAAATTCCCATGAAGTTCCTGGTACTCCTGCGTTTTCACTATACCAGCCCGTATTTCCATTGTCAAAATTATCTTCAAAGGTGGGTGTGTAGGTGGGTAAACCCAATATAGGAAAACAAAATAAATTATTACTTGTGTCCGCATCATTTTGGAGAATGATTTTGCTGCAAATGGATTGATTAAGGGGATTGACCAGGAACCCGGGCAATGAAATAAGAAGAGAATCACCGGGTAAAAGATTACCGAAATTCAAGGCGCTTGTATTGATGATGCCGTTGACAGCGTATTGATAGGTGAAGGTGTTAATGATCTGTGATCCGTTGTTTTTTATTAAAAAAAATATAGAGTCGCTCATTCCGCCGGCTGGAAAAGAAGGACTGTTAGTGTAGGAATATATTAGTTCTGCATCAAAATCCGGCAACTCCTGGATGCTGAAATCATCAATGCTGACACCTTGTGTTTGCACGCTAACATCACTCGTAAAAATGTAACGAAACTGAACATTGTTTTGCCCTAATACCTGTTGAAGTAAGTAAGTGCTCTTTACCCAACCGTTGGATGTTCCTGCCCATGCAGGTTGTCCGGACGAATTAATACTTGCAAAATTATACCAGTTTGTTGCATTGGGATCGCTCACACTGCCAAGTAAATTCCATGTGATTCCATTGTTAATGGTGTATTCCATTCTTGTCCCGTCCCAGGAAGCTTCAGAATCATTATTTCTCCAGAAACTTAATCTGCACAAACCCGCGGTAGAAAGATCGAATACCGGACTACTTAAAATAGAAAAAGCACTTGGGCCGTAACCGGTGTTGAGATTGATATCCCAACAATATACACCGGAGTGCGCTGATGAAGTGGTGAGATAGTTGGGTGTACCGTGTTCCCAAAGTGTATTTGGATTTGAAACCTGGGTCCATGCTCCGGGACCGGAATCAAAATTTTCAAAGTAGGGCAATTGAACCAACGAAAGAGCATTTATATTTATACAATTGGTGTCATTGCTATTATTGTTATCGCCGGGAACATTGATGTACGTACATAATGTATTTAATGGTGAAATCAACGTAATATTCCCTACAGTGATGGTATCTGTTTGTCCCGGTGCAAGTGTGTTTACTATCTGAGTGGGGGTGGATGGAATCCCGTTGAGGATATATCCACAGAAAAAGGTGTCGATGCTTTGGAACGAAACATTGCTCAGAATTATTTTAATTGGCTGAGAGATGCCGGCCGCTACAGTAGTCAGGGGAGAAGAAATACCTGTTAAACTTATATCGGTAGAAATAGAGGAACTATCTTTAAATGTGACATTGTCTAGGAATATTCCGGGCTGCGCACTCCCGAAAGAAGTGTTGCTACTAAATTTAAACCGAAATCGAATACTGTCTATTGCACCTAAAAAATCAAGTTGAATTCCGGAATTCAGCCATCCATTTGAATTACCTGTAAATCCGGCTAATCCTGTTGCAAAAATGGAGGTGGAGTTATACCAGTTACTACTCCAGGGCGAACCTGTACTTCCTAATACATTCCATTGTGTCCCGTTGTCTGTATATTCTACATGCATCCCATCTAATCCAACTGACATGTATCGGAATTGCAGAAAAGAAAAATAAGGATGTTGCATTGACCCGGTAATGAACCATGGAGAAGTTAAATAGGAAACTGACCCCGCCCGATACCCGGAATCAAGATCAGTACCCCAGCAATTTGGAAAACTATAGGGAACCGGTGATCCGGCAACAGTTGGTACACCTAACTCCCATGCAGTACCGTTAATGGTGGTAACGGTCCGGTTACCAATTCCTGAATCAAAGTTTTGAAAGTAGGGAAAAGTGCTGATTTGTGCCGGAGAATAACATGTGAAAAACACCAAAACTAATGCGACCCTCCATCGGATTATACTTAAGTTCATACATTGCTGCATTGTTCCTGTATTATTATTTCACTCGTAAAGTTAGATATTTAAAGCATTTTAGGAGTCCTGCCATTCATGAATTTGAAATAACGTTTAGTAAGACACAGTGTATATTTTAGAAGAGTAAATAGCATTTATTAAGAAATTCCTGTGGTTTTTAATGAATTACTTGGATTTATCGAATATTTTCTGGCCTTAGTTTCAATTATTTGAGTTACTTTGGAATACACTTAAACTTAAAACCATGAAAAAATTATTACTCATTTGTTTGCTATGGATAGGAATATCTTCCAACGCAAGGGCTTCTCATATGATGGGAGGACAGATAACCATCGAGCACATAAGCGGAATGGATTATCACCTTGTGTATACGGCTTACAGAGATATGACAGGTATTCCCATTGCAATGGTATCAAGTATTAATTTTGTTGATTCATTATCAGGAGCAAATTTTCAAGTGGCCGTTTCTTATGATACCATAATAAATGTCCTTGTTCCCGGTGTTGAAGAATATGTTTATGACACCGTTATTACTTTTCCTTCTGTGGGTGAATGGTATATTTCTTATGAAGAATGTTGCAGAAATGCAGCAATTCTAAATATGACACAGCCTGGAGGTGAGTTCCATCATTTTTACACTATAATTCAAATCGATTCCTCCAATTCCAGTCCTGTGTTTTTGAATCCCCCTATAGTTTTAGCTCAGGATAGTGTTCCCTTCTATTACAATCCCCTGCCATTTGATGCGGATGGTGATTCAATCGCATGGTCATTAGATGTTCCTCTTTCCGGTAATGGTGTTCCGGTTGCAGGTTATACTTTGCCTCCGTCAGATTCACTGGTTCCTTTTAATATGGATCCGATCACAGGTGAGATCACCTTCCTTCCTAATACACTAGGTAATTTCCAGGTTTCAGTTAGAGTGAAGGAATATCGAAATGGAGTGCAAATTGGTGAGATTACACGTGATATGCAGATTATTGTTGTACCAAGTCCAAATACACCTGCAACAGTAATGATTGTTGCGAATACAGCACCATTCAACGGCAAAGTGTATTCGATTACTCCGGGTACTGCCTTTAGTTTGAACGTAACTGTGTTTGATATGGATGCTCAGGCGATTTCTATTCTTGGAAATGGGGAACCTTTCTTATTAACATCAAATCAGGCTCAATTAGCTGTGACGAATGGTGTTGGTTCTGCCTCTGCCATTTTATCCTGGACTCCTTCTGCAGCACAGGAAAGAACGGCACCCTACATAATGGGACTTCGAATTTCAGAAATTTATAGCAACTACGTATTCCAAAGTGATATATCTATTTCGCTGAGAGTAGGATTCGGTACTACCGGCATCGTAGAGAATGCTTTGAGTTCGGCAATTAGCGTGTCTCCAAATCCTTCAACCGGAAATTTTGCTATTCAATTTAATTCCACTTCTAATTCACCGGTTAAAGTAGACATCACCTCTATTGATGGTAAAGTGGCTCAAGGATTTACAAAAGATCAAATCGTTTCAGGATTAAATGTAATTCAAGTGAATAATCTTAATCTTGCAAAAGGAGCCTATATTGTTCGGGTTGAACAGGATGGTAAATATCTTGGAATGCAGCGTTTGATTATCCAGCATTAGTAATAATTCCTTTAAAGAGAGGTTGCATATTGATTTATGCAACCTCTCTTTTTTATGTTTTTCTTATCGATTGATAAGAATGGGGCACTTTTCTATGTCATTATTAATTTCATTTTATAGTTTGGAATAATCTTTGACTGCCATTTTTAAAACACTATCCATATGCAAATGCTAAAATGGTGCTGTGCGGCAGGAATTCTCCTGTTCGCTTCAGCTTGCTCACCCAAAATACCATTTACTCAGGCGGTTCGCGATCAGTATAAATTAACGCCTGAAGAATTAAAGGGAATCCAGTTTTATCTATCCGATCCCGTTGCTTTACGAAAAGGAGAAGCAAATGAAAATCAAAAATCTACCGAGGATGGGAAATTGATCATTGAAAGTGGTAAAACCATTGATCAGGTGACAATAAAATCAAATACTGAAGGTGCCGTGGAAAGTGTTCCGGACTTAAAAAGTCTGACAGTTTCTTTTGAAGAGGGAGCCGAAAAATACCTGGTCTTTAGTAGTATAAAAAGCAGGAACGGATTTTACTCTTTGCAGGCTTTGAATTGGGAGAATGGCAGGGGCAAAGTGAGTTACGCCGGCCAAACCTGGTATGCAAGCCCCGGCAGTGATCAGGCCATCCTTCTTTTTAAAATGAAGAGTATAAAGAAGTTAAGAGTAAATGAAAAGGTGGCAAAAGGTCGTAAAGTGAATTAGTTCGCAGGAGTAGTGTTTTTAAGAGCAAGTCGGGTCCTTCTTAAGGTAAAATATCCGTGCGTCGCGACGGATAGCAAGATGATACCGCTACCGATATAAAATTCTATTCCCATCGATTGATGTTCGTTGAATAGAAGTATGGCCAATATGATGCTGTACAGTGGTTCCAGGTTCACACTCAGGTTCATGGTGAAAGCATCAATTTTCTGAAGCGCATAAAGCGAAATGGTGAAGGCAAAAGTGGTACAAACCACGCTCAATAATAGCAGATATATAAGGTCCATAAAGCCGGGTAATTCAAATTGACTTTCGTTGATGATAAACCAAACCGGAAGCATTAAGGTGAGCAATAAAAATCCGGTCCCCAGCTCATAAAATGTAATGATTTCCGGAGGTATAGTATTACTGATTCTTTTATTAAGTATAGTAAACAAAGAGGCGAGGAAGGCACTGGCAATGGATAGTAGAATCCCTTTCAGATAAAATTGCTGCACAGAAAATATAATATAGATGCCAACGATGACAGCTAACCCGGTGAGTATTTCCGGTACCTTAGGTCTTTTGCCATGTAGCAGTGGATCAAGGATGGCTGTGAACAATGCCACACTTGAAAAGCAGGAAATGGCAATGGATACATTCGATGCTTTAATCGCTCCATAAAAGGTGATCCAGTGCAACGTTATTAATAACCCGATTGTGACAATTTGTAAAATTTGCTTTTTTGGGAGAAACCGCATTTTTGAGGTAGCAAATAAAAATATTCCCGTGGCAATAGTACTCAGCAACATTCTATACCAAACCAGTAATCCCTCGTCTAGTAGAATGACTTTTCCTAATATGGCTGTAAATCCCCAAAGCACAATAGCAATGTGCATCTGGAGATAAGCTTTCTGCATTTTAGAAACGCATCAGATTATCGTATAGCTCCTTTGTCGGTAAACCCACTACATTGTAAAAAGAACCGAGAATATATTCTACACCTATCATCCCAATCCAATCCTGAATGCCATAAGCACCGGCCTTATCAAGCGGAGAGAAGTTTTCCAGATAATACTCAATTTCATTATCTTTTAACGTCTTAAAGGATACATCGGTTTTTACAAAAAATGATTCTGATTTTTTGGATGACATGATGCAAACACCTGTAACTACAGAATGCTTCCTGCCTGATAGTAAACGCAACATACGTTCAGCATCTTTGATGTCAGTTGGTTTTCCTAAGATAAGTTCGTCAACAGCTACAATGGTGTCCGATGTGATAACAATACCTCCATCTGCAACATCGGCCTTATAAGCCAATGCTTTTTTTCTTGCTAAAAACATAGAAATATCTTCTCTCCTGAATTGCTCGGGATAGGTTTCATCAAAATCTTTCTTAATAATTTCGAAAGTCAGTCCGAGCTGTCTAAATAATTCTTCTCTTCTTGGAGATGCTGTCCCAAGGATTATTCGGGTACCTTCAAACTTTTTTGTAAGTGGATTCATTGTCTTAACTAATTGAAACTGTAATTAAATACAGCAAGTGATATTGTGCCTGTAAACATAGTGATTTTAAGCCAAAAACTGGCTAATGAAAAATCGGATTTATTCTCTGCTTTTATCAGTAAATAAATTATTCTTAATAATGGTAAATCAATAAACAGTACAATGTATATGAATGGAATGAAACTTTCCCACTGTTGGCTAAGCACTTGAGCACTAATTAGAACTATTAAAACGAGTAAAGTGATTAATGTGGCAATCCATTTACCGGGTGTTTGCCCGATTTTATTTGCAAGAGTAGCACAGCCCGCCTTGCGGTCACCATCACTATCCTCGATGTCTTTAATGATTTCCCGTACCAACGTCAGTAAAAAAGAGAAAAACATAAAAGCGCCTACGATTAACATGATGCCGGGATGCTCTTTTACAAAAGGTTCCGGAATGACTACAATGAATACTACAGCCGCTGAAAGTAAAGAAATGATGATGTTTCCTAATACAGGAATGCACTTGTATGAAGTAGAGTAGAAGTATAGCATTCCTGAAATGATCAGGTTGATGATGCCGAGATATGAATATCCCTTAATATAACTGAGATAAAATCCGCAAAGAATCCCTAAGAAACTTAAAAGCAAATATAAGTTTAAGGCACTGTCCTTTGTAATATGATTTCCAACGATTAATTGATCCGGCTTATTGATCCTGTCTATTTTTTCATCTTCAATATCATTGATTACATATCCGCCCGCTGCAATTAAAATACACGAAAACGATAGAAGCGCGAATTCAAAATCCGTCATTAGCAAGCCAAGACCTTCCGTCTCCAGAATGGGCTCCATTAAAGAATAGCGAAGTAGATATTGCAATAGCCCGATGATGATGAGGTTGGGCCACCGGATTAATTTGAAGATATGTACAGCCATATAGGAAGTGAAATTTGATTTTAGGGTATTATTTCCACTCACCTTTTAATGAAAGTACCTGTTCGATGACATCTCTGACACAACCTTCTCCTCCCTTATAAGGAGAGGTGTATTGACATGCAGATTTTATCTGGTACACTGCATCAGCAGGACAAGTACGAACCTCGCAGTGTTGGAGCACATGGAGATCCGGCATATCGTCACCCATATAAAGAACTTCCGAGAATTTAACTTTATGTTTTACAAGCAAGTTTTCAAGCAGTAAAAGTTTGTTCTCAATCCCTATATGAACCTCATCTATACCTAATCGTCCAGTCTCTTGGCAACGCCCTCCGGAGTACTACCGCTGATGACAAAAATAAAATATCCACTCCTTGCGGCTAGTTGTAAGGCATAGCCATCCTTAATATTCATTTTGCGTAACATGCTGCCATCTGTTTGAATAAACAGACTTCCGTCCGTTAAAACACCATCCACATCAAAAACAAAGCATCTGACTTGAGGCAATAACTCCTTGAAATTTTTACTGTTTTCCATGCGCTTCAAAATTACAAATGATTATAACTTAAGAAAGGTAGAATAGAGCTTTTGGAGAAAAACTTTTCCATGCAGATAATGGCTACTGTCGGATTCAACTTTCTGCACCGAATACTGCTTAATGTATTGCTTTTCTCCGAATAAATAGACAAAACGGTTATCTTCTTCCAGCCAGCCAAATCCCCTATCATAGTTTAAATAACTGGCTAAAGTGGAATGCCGGCCCAATAAATCTCTGCTGAAGGTATAAT from Bacteroidota bacterium harbors:
- a CDS encoding T9SS type A sorting domain-containing protein — translated: MKKLLLICLLWIGISSNARASHMMGGQITIEHISGMDYHLVYTAYRDMTGIPIAMVSSINFVDSLSGANFQVAVSYDTIINVLVPGVEEYVYDTVITFPSVGEWYISYEECCRNAAILNMTQPGGEFHHFYTIIQIDSSNSSPVFLNPPIVLAQDSVPFYYNPLPFDADGDSIAWSLDVPLSGNGVPVAGYTLPPSDSLVPFNMDPITGEITFLPNTLGNFQVSVRVKEYRNGVQIGEITRDMQIIVVPSPNTPATVMIVANTAPFNGKVYSITPGTAFSLNVTVFDMDAQAISILGNGEPFLLTSNQAQLAVTNGVGSASAILSWTPSAAQERTAPYIMGLRISEIYSNYVFQSDISISLRVGFGTTGIVENALSSAISVSPNPSTGNFAIQFNSTSNSPVKVDITSIDGKVAQGFTKDQIVSGLNVIQVNNLNLAKGAYIVRVEQDGKYLGMQRLIIQH
- a CDS encoding EamA family transporter gives rise to the protein MQKAYLQMHIAIVLWGFTAILGKVILLDEGLLVWYRMLLSTIATGIFLFATSKMRFLPKKQILQIVTIGLLITLHWITFYGAIKASNVSIAISCFSSVALFTAILDPLLHGKRPKVPEILTGLAVIVGIYIIFSVQQFYLKGILLSIASAFLASLFTILNKRISNTIPPEIITFYELGTGFLLLTLMLPVWFIINESQFELPGFMDLIYLLLLSVVCTTFAFTISLYALQKIDAFTMNLSVNLEPLYSIILAILLFNEHQSMGIEFYIGSGIILLSVATHGYFTLRRTRLALKNTTPAN
- the maf gene encoding septum formation protein Maf, whose protein sequence is MNPLTKKFEGTRIILGTASPRREELFRQLGLTFEIIKKDFDETYPEQFRREDISMFLARKKALAYKADVADGGIVITSDTIVAVDELILGKPTDIKDAERMLRLLSGRKHSVVTGVCIMSSKKSESFFVKTDVSFKTLKDNEIEYYLENFSPLDKAGAYGIQDWIGMIGVEYILGSFYNVVGLPTKELYDNLMRF
- a CDS encoding geranylgeranylglycerol-phosphate geranylgeranyltransferase, whose protein sequence is MAVHIFKLIRWPNLIIIGLLQYLLRYSLMEPILETEGLGLLMTDFEFALLSFSCILIAAGGYVINDIEDEKIDRINKPDQLIVGNHITKDSALNLYLLLSFLGILCGFYLSYIKGYSYLGIINLIISGMLYFYSTSYKCIPVLGNIIISLLSAAVVFIVVIPEPFVKEHPGIMLIVGAFMFFSFLLTLVREIIKDIEDSDGDRKAGCATLANKIGQTPGKWIATLITLLVLIVLISAQVLSQQWESFIPFIYIVLFIDLPLLRIIYLLIKAENKSDFSLASFWLKITMFTGTISLAVFNYSFN